From Verrucomicrobiota bacterium, one genomic window encodes:
- a CDS encoding MlaD family protein — translation MSEDIPPKPTQTPGVETFSEVPLAVIEGKRHFSVVWIIPVIAIFAAAWLVYQTLSKRGPLIEITFTDAGGIEAGKTMAKYHGVEIGTVKSLELSKDLSFVNVKLQLFKHAENLAKEGSSFWVVRPHISLGKVSGLDTLVSGVYIGVVPGEGAETTSFKGLERIPMIRAGEPGLNLFLNAKHAGSISVGSPIYYRRIVVGSVQDIELSDDMDQAIIEIYIEEKYQKLITQKTSFYRTARLEVIAGPGMLNVDLDSLESLIQGGIGLDHFDDGSHAAPAHDNDKFTLYNTRYIAENAGLYVDLYFENSSGVNPGRTIIKHQGLVVGVIESLDFDGSLNRIKARATIRSEAADLLKGGARYWLVRPKAGWEGVTGADTLFSGVYLEAMPGSGEVKESFKVTDWAVTDGITTENPDGLLVKLLSSNLKVVEGAPVYYKNVPVGRVVGIGLTKDATKAEVKLLIYKEYSHLVRENSVFWDYGGVNANFGFLGMGASLSISPLEALVAGGISFATPEDPTLAPMAKPGQKFIVADKPQPEWLKWSPSIPAK, via the coding sequence ATGAGCGAAGATATCCCTCCAAAACCAACACAAACCCCCGGCGTGGAAACTTTTAGCGAGGTTCCCTTGGCTGTTATTGAGGGGAAACGCCACTTTTCTGTCGTATGGATTATTCCTGTGATTGCCATTTTTGCGGCTGCTTGGCTCGTTTACCAGACTCTCTCTAAACGGGGGCCATTGATCGAGATTACCTTTACAGATGCGGGGGGGATCGAAGCAGGGAAAACAATGGCAAAGTACCACGGGGTAGAGATCGGGACGGTGAAGTCATTGGAGCTATCCAAAGACCTGTCTTTTGTGAATGTCAAACTCCAGCTCTTTAAACATGCTGAAAACTTAGCCAAAGAGGGGAGTAGTTTCTGGGTCGTGCGCCCGCACATTAGCTTAGGAAAGGTCAGTGGTCTTGATACCCTTGTTTCAGGGGTGTATATCGGGGTGGTTCCGGGAGAAGGGGCGGAAACGACAAGCTTCAAAGGCCTAGAACGTATTCCCATGATCCGGGCCGGCGAACCCGGACTAAACCTCTTTCTTAATGCCAAACATGCGGGTTCGATCAGTGTAGGTTCTCCCATTTATTACCGGAGGATTGTCGTGGGTTCAGTCCAGGATATCGAATTATCCGATGATATGGATCAGGCGATTATTGAGATTTATATTGAAGAAAAATATCAAAAGTTGATTACTCAAAAAACTTCATTTTATAGGACCGCCCGTTTGGAAGTCATCGCAGGCCCGGGGATGCTTAATGTTGATCTGGATTCCCTGGAGTCACTGATCCAAGGAGGTATCGGACTTGATCATTTTGATGATGGATCCCATGCCGCCCCTGCACATGATAATGACAAGTTCACTCTTTATAACACCCGTTACATTGCCGAGAATGCGGGGCTCTATGTGGATCTTTACTTTGAGAATTCATCTGGGGTGAATCCCGGGCGTACAATTATCAAACACCAGGGGTTGGTTGTTGGGGTTATTGAATCCTTGGATTTTGACGGTTCACTCAACCGCATTAAGGCACGAGCGACAATCAGGTCCGAAGCAGCGGATCTCCTCAAAGGTGGAGCGCGGTATTGGTTGGTGCGCCCCAAAGCGGGTTGGGAAGGGGTGACCGGGGCTGATACCCTTTTCAGCGGAGTATATCTTGAGGCCATGCCCGGAAGCGGGGAGGTAAAGGAATCCTTTAAAGTCACGGATTGGGCAGTGACTGACGGGATCACGACTGAGAATCCTGATGGACTGCTGGTGAAGCTTTTGTCTTCAAATTTAAAAGTCGTCGAAGGGGCTCCTGTTTATTATAAAAATGTCCCCGTGGGCCGTGTCGTGGGGATCGGACTGACAAAAGATGCCACCAAAGCTGAAGTTAAACTCCTGATCTATAAGGAATACAGCCATCTTGTCCGGGAAAATTCCGTCTTTTGGGATTACGGTGGGGTGAATGCGAACTTCGGATTCTTGGGCATGGGCGCGAGCTTGAGTATCTCCCCACTGGAAGCCCTTGTGGCTGGCGGGATATCTTTTGCCACGCCTGAGGACCCCACACTCGCAC
- a CDS encoding paraquat-inducible protein A has translation MTTGTELGIVKCMVCEADNRWPTNFRKGDVCRCYRCGEKIHHRKPNSLHRTWAFVIAGLILYLPANLFPVMTLTLTGDVQPLTVWGGVMELYDSGMAPVAGLVFCASIVIPLMKLVTLLYLLIMRSSTRYSRKDRAYLYRAVEIVGVWSMVDIFLLSILVALGQLGVLATVIPDVGAVAFASVVILTLFAADFFDPRLIWDKETA, from the coding sequence ATGACTACCGGGACCGAGCTAGGAATCGTTAAATGCATGGTTTGTGAGGCGGATAACCGTTGGCCGACGAATTTCCGGAAGGGAGACGTTTGTCGTTGTTACCGGTGTGGGGAGAAAATACACCACCGCAAACCCAATTCACTCCACCGGACGTGGGCTTTTGTGATAGCGGGATTAATCCTTTATTTACCGGCAAACCTTTTTCCCGTGATGACCTTGACCCTTACGGGGGATGTCCAGCCATTAACCGTCTGGGGCGGGGTGATGGAGCTTTACGATTCCGGAATGGCCCCCGTCGCCGGTCTCGTTTTTTGTGCGAGCATCGTGATTCCACTCATGAAATTAGTCACATTGCTCTATCTCTTGATCATGCGTTCATCCACCCGTTACTCCCGCAAGGACCGGGCTTATTTGTATAGGGCGGTAGAGATTGTCGGGGTCTGGTCGATGGTGGATATCTTTTTGCTCTCGATTTTGGTGGCTCTAGGACAGCTTGGCGTTTTGGCGACCGTCATTCCTGACGTGGGAGCTGTGGCTTTTGCATCGGTTGTGATACTTACCCTTTTTGCTGCTGATTTCTTTGATCCAAGGTTGATTTGGGACAAGGAAACCGCTTAA